The following coding sequences lie in one Leucobacter allii genomic window:
- a CDS encoding lipid II:glycine glycyltransferase FemX, whose translation MTSAANLTVTPCTDRAEWDATIRRLGGHPLQLWGWGELKAAHRWSAERVLVRAGDGSVVGACQLLTRRLPGPLGGFVYAPRGPVVARDAADPERPAAEPGPAAIAEAVAEHVRATRRAVAVSIEPDEDAGAFPLGPKWREARTPVLPARTLILDLRTPEDELLGDMSKKHRQYVRKAGREESLEIRPVETRAQLDACLEVYRRTSERADFGLHEDSYYHDAFTMLGEDAPVWAAYVEDRPVAFLFMAKSERTAFELYGGMDETGQRLRANYALKWHVIRHMRSIGIERYDFGGLINDGVTTFKKGWASHENLLAGSWDRPGPGYGIWTEGLPLAKRVVRALRRR comes from the coding sequence GTGACCTCCGCCGCGAACCTCACCGTCACCCCCTGCACCGATCGCGCCGAGTGGGACGCGACCATCAGGCGCCTCGGCGGCCACCCCCTGCAGCTGTGGGGCTGGGGCGAACTGAAGGCCGCGCACCGCTGGAGCGCCGAGCGCGTGCTCGTCCGCGCCGGCGACGGGAGCGTCGTCGGCGCCTGCCAGCTCCTCACGCGCCGACTGCCCGGCCCGCTCGGCGGCTTCGTCTACGCGCCGCGCGGCCCCGTCGTGGCCCGCGACGCCGCCGATCCCGAGCGGCCCGCCGCCGAGCCCGGCCCCGCCGCCATCGCGGAGGCCGTCGCCGAGCACGTGCGCGCCACCCGTCGCGCCGTCGCCGTGTCGATCGAGCCCGATGAGGACGCCGGCGCCTTCCCGCTCGGGCCGAAGTGGCGGGAGGCCCGGACGCCCGTGCTGCCCGCGCGCACGCTGATCCTCGACCTGCGCACGCCGGAGGACGAGCTGCTCGGCGACATGTCGAAGAAGCACCGGCAGTACGTGCGCAAGGCCGGTCGGGAGGAGTCGCTCGAGATCCGCCCCGTGGAGACGCGCGCGCAGCTCGACGCGTGCCTCGAGGTCTACCGGCGGACGAGCGAGCGCGCCGACTTCGGCCTGCACGAGGACTCCTACTACCACGACGCGTTCACGATGCTCGGGGAGGACGCGCCGGTGTGGGCGGCCTACGTCGAGGACCGCCCCGTCGCCTTCCTCTTCATGGCGAAATCGGAGCGCACCGCCTTCGAGCTCTACGGCGGCATGGACGAGACGGGGCAGCGGCTCCGCGCGAACTACGCGCTGAAGTGGCACGTGATCCGGCACATGCGCTCGATCGGGATCGAGCGCTACGACTTCGGCGGCCTCATCAACGACGGCGTGACGACCTTCAAGAAGGGCTGGGCCTCGCACGAGAACCTGCTCGCGGGCTCGTGGGACCGCCCGGGGCCGGGGTACGGGATCTGGACCGAGGGGCTGCCGCTCGCCAAGCGGGTCGTGCGCGCGCTCCGCCGCCGCTGA
- a CDS encoding dihydrofolate reductase codes for MRLGMVWAEARGAGGRGAIGRGGTMPWRLPEDLAHFKRVTLGAPVIMGRRTWESLPERFRPLPGRTNLVVTRAAELDAPGAVVVRSLEDAVARAAEAAGSSGTRAAESTSAHAPRTDASGADADADADAPGTAAPADEASDTAWIMGGGSLYAAAMPLADELIVTRIDLEVPDADTFAPPIGSEWTLVDPGEPLVSRSGLGYRFERWHRA; via the coding sequence GTGCGGCTCGGGATGGTGTGGGCGGAGGCCCGCGGCGCCGGCGGGCGGGGCGCCATCGGCCGCGGCGGCACCATGCCGTGGCGGCTCCCCGAGGATCTCGCGCATTTCAAGCGCGTGACGCTCGGTGCGCCCGTGATCATGGGGCGGCGCACCTGGGAGTCGCTCCCCGAGCGCTTCCGTCCGCTGCCCGGGCGCACGAATCTCGTCGTCACGCGCGCCGCGGAACTCGACGCGCCCGGGGCGGTCGTCGTCCGATCGCTCGAGGACGCGGTCGCGCGCGCCGCGGAGGCCGCGGGATCGTCCGGGACTCGCGCGGCCGAGTCCACGAGTGCGCACGCGCCCCGCACCGACGCTTCCGGGGCCGATGCGGATGCGGATGCGGACGCGCCTGGGACGGCCGCGCCCGCGGACGAGGCCTCCGACACCGCCTGGATCATGGGCGGCGGCTCGCTCTACGCCGCGGCCATGCCGCTCGCCGATGAGCTGATCGTCACGCGGATCGATCTCGAGGTGCCGGATGCCGACACCTTCGCCCCGCCGATCGGCTCCGAGTGGACGCTCGTCGACCCCGGGGAACCGCTCGTCTCGCGGTCGGGCCTCGGCTACCGCTTCGAGCGCTGGCACCGCGCCTGA
- a CDS encoding ribonuclease J encodes MTVYEIDGKLLVVDCGVLFPEEHQPGVDLILPDISKIEDRLGDIVAVVLTHGHEDHIGGVPYLLKRRENIPLIGSKLTLAFVEAKLKEHRIRPETRVVAEGDRITTGPFDLEFIAVNHSIPDALAVAIRTDAGLVIGTGDFKMDQLPLDGRITDLRAFARLGEEGVDLFMTDSTNAEVPGFTPLEKDIGPVLERVIEKATGKVVVASFSSHVHRVQQVLDAAQKNGRRVVLLGRSMVRNMKIASDLGYLEVPEGVLVDLKKSGDIPDERIVYMSTGSQGEPMAVLSRMANQEHQVEIGAGDTVILASSLIPGNENSVYRVINGLMKLGAHVVHKGNAKVHVSGHASAGELMYCYNIVRPKNVMPIHGEYRHLIANAGVAIETGVPQNRTIIGENGTVVDLVDGVARKVGQLEIDFIYVDGKSVGRVTDDDLRDRRTLAEEGFISVITVVETSLGQIVSGPEVHAKGVAEDDRVFDKIKPQIADALEQAMKDGVTDQHALQQITRRTVGRWVGTKLRRKSMIVPVVVVV; translated from the coding sequence ATGACGGTCTACGAGATCGACGGCAAGCTGCTCGTCGTGGACTGCGGCGTGCTCTTCCCCGAGGAGCACCAGCCGGGCGTGGATCTCATCCTCCCCGACATCTCGAAGATCGAGGATCGGCTCGGCGACATCGTCGCCGTGGTCCTCACGCACGGCCACGAGGACCATATCGGCGGTGTGCCGTACCTGCTCAAGCGCCGCGAGAACATCCCGCTGATCGGATCGAAGCTCACCCTCGCCTTCGTCGAGGCGAAGCTGAAGGAGCACCGCATCCGCCCCGAGACGCGCGTCGTCGCCGAGGGCGACCGCATCACCACGGGCCCCTTCGATCTCGAGTTCATCGCGGTGAACCACTCGATCCCCGACGCGCTCGCGGTCGCGATCCGCACGGACGCCGGCCTCGTGATCGGCACGGGCGACTTCAAGATGGACCAGCTGCCGCTCGACGGCCGCATCACCGATCTGCGCGCCTTCGCCCGCCTGGGCGAGGAGGGCGTCGACCTCTTCATGACGGACTCGACGAACGCCGAGGTGCCCGGCTTCACCCCGCTCGAGAAGGACATCGGGCCCGTGCTCGAGCGCGTCATCGAGAAGGCCACGGGCAAGGTCGTCGTCGCGAGCTTCTCGAGTCACGTCCACCGCGTGCAGCAGGTGCTCGACGCCGCTCAGAAGAACGGCCGCCGTGTCGTGCTGCTCGGCCGCTCCATGGTGCGCAACATGAAGATCGCCTCCGACCTCGGCTACCTCGAGGTGCCCGAGGGCGTGCTCGTCGACCTCAAGAAGAGCGGCGACATCCCGGACGAGCGCATCGTCTACATGTCCACCGGCTCCCAGGGCGAGCCGATGGCGGTGCTCAGCCGCATGGCGAACCAGGAGCACCAGGTCGAGATCGGCGCGGGCGACACGGTGATCCTCGCGTCGAGCCTCATCCCGGGCAACGAGAACTCGGTGTACCGCGTCATCAACGGCCTCATGAAGCTCGGCGCGCACGTCGTGCACAAGGGCAACGCGAAGGTGCACGTCTCCGGCCACGCCTCGGCGGGCGAGCTCATGTACTGCTACAACATCGTGCGGCCGAAGAACGTCATGCCGATCCACGGCGAGTACCGGCACCTCATCGCGAACGCGGGCGTCGCGATCGAGACCGGGGTGCCGCAGAACCGCACCATCATCGGCGAGAACGGCACGGTCGTCGACCTCGTCGACGGCGTGGCGCGCAAGGTCGGCCAGCTCGAGATCGATTTCATCTACGTCGACGGCAAGAGCGTCGGCCGCGTCACCGACGACGATCTGCGGGATCGCCGCACGCTCGCCGAGGAGGGCTTCATCTCGGTGATCACTGTCGTCGAGACGAGCCTCGGCCAGATCGTCTCCGGTCCCGAGGTGCACGCCAAGGGCGTCGCCGAGGACGACCGGGTCTTCGACAAGATCAAGCCGCAGATCGCCGATGCGCTCGAGCAGGCCATGAAGGACGGCGTCACCGATCAGCACGCCCTGCAGCAGATCACCCGCCGCACGGTCGGCCGCTGGGTCGGCACGAAGCTGCGCCGCAAGTCGATGATCGTCCCCGTCGTGGTGGTGGTGTAG
- the dapA gene encoding 4-hydroxy-tetrahydrodipicolinate synthase translates to MAHQENPFGQVLVALVTPFQADGEVDWAATEKHIDDCIQSGADGIVVTGTTGETSTLTDPEKIRLVEVAKSVSAGRAKIITGGGSNETAHAIELYRASERAGADGVMIVTPYYNKPTQAGLLTHFRLVADATDLPVILYDIPGRTGVPIMYETILRLAKHPNILAVKDAKGDLSEVSRVLNQTDLMYFSGDDANVLPELAIGATGLIGVTANIASAPYRAIIDAVNAGDLHTARDMHQRLEPLVRAVMTHVPGTVSTKYILHGLGRIGSPRVRLPLVGPEEWEAALIEDELSLVTDVPGVDFSNFRPDRNAAAGGALPQIAGTTR, encoded by the coding sequence GTGGCACACCAGGAAAACCCCTTCGGTCAGGTCCTCGTCGCGCTCGTCACGCCCTTCCAGGCCGACGGCGAAGTCGATTGGGCCGCGACCGAGAAGCACATCGACGACTGCATCCAGAGCGGCGCCGACGGCATCGTGGTCACCGGGACGACCGGCGAGACCTCGACGCTGACGGACCCCGAGAAGATCAGGCTCGTCGAGGTCGCGAAGTCGGTGTCCGCGGGCCGCGCCAAGATCATCACGGGCGGCGGCTCCAACGAGACCGCGCACGCCATCGAGCTCTACCGCGCCAGCGAGCGGGCCGGGGCCGACGGCGTCATGATCGTCACGCCGTACTACAACAAGCCGACGCAGGCGGGCCTGCTCACGCACTTCCGCCTCGTCGCCGATGCGACCGACCTCCCGGTGATCCTCTACGACATCCCCGGCCGCACGGGCGTGCCCATCATGTACGAGACGATCCTCCGCCTCGCCAAGCACCCCAACATCCTCGCCGTGAAGGACGCCAAGGGCGACCTCAGCGAGGTGAGCCGCGTGCTCAACCAGACCGACCTCATGTACTTCTCCGGGGACGACGCGAACGTGCTCCCCGAGCTGGCGATCGGCGCGACCGGCCTCATCGGCGTCACGGCGAACATCGCCTCGGCGCCGTACCGCGCCATCATCGACGCGGTCAACGCCGGCGACCTGCACACCGCGCGCGACATGCACCAGCGGCTCGAGCCGCTCGTGCGCGCCGTCATGACGCACGTGCCCGGTACTGTGTCGACGAAGTACATCCTGCACGGGCTCGGCCGCATCGGCAGCCCCCGTGTCCGACTGCCCCTCGTGGGTCCGGAGGAGTGGGAGGCCGCCCTCATCGAGGACGAGCTCTCCCTCGTGACGGACGTCCCGGGCGTCGATTTCTCGAACTTCAGGCCGGACCGCAACGCGGCTGCCGGCGGTGCCCTGCCCCAGATCGCAGGCACCACCCGCTAA
- the murJ gene encoding murein biosynthesis integral membrane protein MurJ encodes MAAGLIRASAVMASGTMVSRILGLVKAVLLAYAIGSVGAVSADAFANGNLLPNTLYMVLLGGMLNAVLVPQIVRAAHGPDGGAGYINKILTLISAVLFAITVIAMLAAPWIVWLTAVHWPPEQLALATGFAYWCLPQIVFYGLYTVLGEVLNAKSVFGPFTWAPVLNNVIGIAGIVLFIVLFGADPHGSRTVFEWDPLSIGVLAGSATLGVVAQALILFVSWRKAGIRYRPDFKWKGMGLGRTARIASWSLATITVMQLGGFVTNNIVAIGSGDGPSTSAMQNVWLIFMMPHSVIAVSLATAYFTRLSEWGQTGRMAEFRADFSASARQIALVMVLGSAALFAAAPFVARIINFGATALQVEQFAQALQAYVVSLAAYSFLFVVQRAFYALSDTRTPFVFTSVQMGIVIALSLCLPAVLPAARIGMGFALVWSFATIVQALLASWMLRRKIGAIDGRRILRSVVTFVLAAAPALLLGLLVAWLLRLAVPDAGAPIALAFALAVTAVVAGAYVLCLGLLRSPELAELTAFVSRKLRRNRS; translated from the coding sequence ATGGCCGCAGGACTCATCCGCGCGAGCGCCGTGATGGCGTCGGGCACCATGGTGTCGCGCATCCTCGGCCTCGTGAAGGCCGTGCTGCTCGCCTACGCGATCGGCTCCGTCGGCGCCGTCTCCGCCGACGCCTTCGCCAACGGCAACCTGCTGCCGAACACCCTGTACATGGTGCTCCTCGGCGGCATGCTCAACGCGGTGCTCGTGCCGCAGATCGTCCGGGCCGCGCACGGCCCCGACGGCGGCGCGGGCTACATCAACAAGATCCTCACGCTGATCTCCGCCGTGCTCTTCGCGATCACGGTGATCGCGATGCTCGCGGCCCCCTGGATCGTGTGGCTGACCGCGGTGCACTGGCCGCCCGAGCAGCTGGCGCTCGCGACGGGCTTCGCGTACTGGTGCCTCCCGCAGATCGTGTTCTACGGCCTCTACACGGTGCTCGGCGAGGTGCTCAACGCCAAGAGCGTGTTCGGCCCGTTCACCTGGGCCCCCGTGCTCAACAACGTCATCGGCATCGCGGGCATCGTGCTCTTCATCGTGCTCTTCGGCGCCGACCCGCACGGCTCCCGCACGGTCTTCGAATGGGACCCGCTCTCGATCGGCGTGCTCGCCGGCAGTGCGACGCTCGGCGTGGTCGCGCAGGCGCTGATCCTCTTCGTCTCCTGGCGGAAGGCGGGGATCCGCTACCGTCCCGACTTCAAGTGGAAGGGCATGGGCCTCGGCCGCACCGCCCGCATCGCGAGCTGGAGCCTCGCGACGATCACCGTGATGCAGCTCGGCGGCTTCGTGACGAACAACATCGTCGCGATCGGCTCGGGCGACGGGCCGTCCACGAGCGCGATGCAGAACGTGTGGCTCATCTTCATGATGCCGCACTCGGTGATCGCCGTCTCGCTCGCGACCGCGTACTTCACGCGGCTCTCCGAATGGGGGCAGACCGGGCGGATGGCGGAGTTCCGCGCCGACTTCTCCGCCTCGGCGCGGCAGATCGCGCTCGTCATGGTGCTCGGCTCGGCGGCGCTCTTCGCGGCGGCGCCCTTCGTGGCCCGCATCATCAACTTCGGGGCGACGGCGCTGCAGGTGGAGCAGTTCGCGCAGGCGCTCCAGGCGTACGTGGTGAGCCTCGCCGCCTACAGCTTCCTCTTCGTCGTGCAGCGGGCCTTCTACGCCCTCTCCGACACCCGCACGCCGTTCGTCTTCACCTCCGTGCAGATGGGCATCGTGATCGCGCTGTCCCTGTGCCTGCCCGCCGTGCTCCCCGCGGCGCGCATCGGCATGGGCTTCGCGCTCGTCTGGTCCTTCGCCACGATCGTGCAGGCGCTCCTCGCGAGCTGGATGCTGCGGCGCAAGATCGGGGCGATCGACGGCCGCCGGATCCTGCGCAGCGTCGTCACCTTCGTGCTGGCCGCCGCGCCGGCGCTCCTGCTCGGCCTGCTCGTCGCGTGGCTGCTCCGTCTCGCCGTGCCCGACGCCGGCGCGCCCATCGCCCTCGCCTTCGCCCTCGCCGTCACCGCCGTCGTCGCCGGCGCCTACGTCCTCTGCCTGGGCCTGCTCCGCTCGCCAGAGCTCGCCGAGCTCACCGCATTCGTCTCCCGCAAACTCCGAAGGAACCGCTCGTGA
- a CDS encoding DUF3375 domain-containing protein gives MTATRAAGAYRRALAAFTNPTLDLLHGRHAPFVVAVLSLVFTADRPAVAIPDAHAEIGEAVEELRAAGYAEEGRGLPSGTPRELCRSWVRLGWLVPQIVDGAEVYRLSAQAVGALEIAGRAGGGRSRVSRSRVRTLLDSVEQLVQHAETDPAERLARLHGERAALDAEIARLEAAEREGRAMDPPDEEQLIEGAEHVLHLSRELPADFSRVAESINAMQRDVVAELRRDVRPAGEVLREYLQRGQHVMQATPEGRAFSGALALIGDPEHIDRLTEQLRALLGQPFARLLGAQQRDDLDAVARRVEQGVQEVLTAQRGASHVITAQVRTHDPARDREVDELLRSVMSGLQGWMRSSRPGEEVAPVRGFPSAGIGHLRQTVSELRPPRTPAPLADGAAEAEFADADTRAWGGPRYAELEAYVAGLGDRFDLAEAFAGADASTRRPVDLLGLLEIAHRNGMTEGEEVSVARAVRPDGTRREFAFAAVTASADPGPDPAPDPDAASAPDAAPAPAPAPADKDPDDD, from the coding sequence GTGACCGCCACCCGCGCCGCGGGCGCCTACCGGCGCGCCCTCGCGGCATTCACGAACCCCACGCTCGACCTCCTGCACGGGCGCCACGCGCCGTTCGTCGTCGCCGTGCTGTCGCTCGTCTTCACGGCCGATCGACCGGCCGTCGCGATCCCCGACGCGCACGCCGAGATCGGCGAGGCCGTCGAGGAGCTGCGCGCCGCCGGCTACGCCGAGGAGGGCCGAGGGCTGCCCTCCGGCACGCCGCGCGAGCTCTGCCGCTCCTGGGTGCGGCTCGGCTGGCTCGTGCCGCAGATCGTCGACGGCGCGGAGGTCTACCGGCTCTCGGCGCAGGCCGTCGGCGCGCTCGAGATCGCGGGGCGCGCGGGCGGCGGCCGCAGCCGCGTCTCGCGCTCCCGCGTGCGCACGCTGCTCGACTCGGTCGAGCAGCTCGTGCAGCACGCCGAGACCGATCCCGCGGAGCGCCTCGCCCGGCTCCACGGGGAGCGTGCGGCGCTCGATGCGGAGATCGCGCGGCTGGAGGCGGCCGAGCGCGAGGGGCGGGCGATGGATCCGCCCGACGAGGAGCAGCTCATCGAGGGCGCGGAGCACGTGCTCCACCTCTCCCGCGAGCTGCCCGCCGATTTCTCCCGGGTGGCCGAGTCGATCAACGCCATGCAGCGCGACGTCGTCGCCGAACTGCGCCGCGACGTCCGCCCGGCGGGCGAGGTGCTCAGGGAGTACCTGCAGCGCGGGCAGCACGTCATGCAGGCGACCCCCGAGGGACGCGCGTTCTCGGGCGCGCTCGCCCTCATCGGGGATCCGGAGCACATCGATCGGCTCACGGAACAGCTCCGCGCGCTCCTCGGGCAGCCCTTCGCCCGGCTGCTCGGGGCGCAGCAGCGGGACGACCTCGACGCCGTCGCCCGCAGGGTCGAGCAGGGCGTGCAGGAGGTGCTCACGGCGCAGCGGGGCGCCTCGCACGTCATCACCGCCCAGGTGCGCACCCACGATCCCGCGCGGGACCGCGAGGTGGACGAACTGCTGCGGAGCGTCATGTCCGGGCTGCAGGGATGGATGCGCAGCTCGCGGCCGGGCGAGGAGGTGGCGCCGGTGCGCGGCTTCCCGAGCGCGGGCATCGGGCACCTCAGGCAGACCGTCAGCGAGCTCCGCCCGCCGCGCACCCCCGCCCCGCTCGCGGACGGCGCGGCCGAGGCGGAGTTCGCCGATGCCGATACCCGTGCCTGGGGCGGTCCCCGCTACGCCGAGCTCGAGGCGTACGTCGCGGGCCTCGGCGACCGCTTCGACCTCGCCGAGGCCTTCGCGGGCGCCGACGCGTCCACGCGGCGCCCGGTCGACCTGCTCGGCCTCCTCGAGATCGCCCACCGCAACGGCATGACCGAGGGGGAGGAGGTCTCCGTGGCCCGCGCGGTCCGCCCCGACGGCACGCGGCGCGAGTTCGCCTTCGCCGCCGTCACGGCGTCCGCCGACCCCGGGCCCGACCCCGCGCCCGATCCCGACGCCGCCTCCGCGCCCGACGCCGCCCCCGCGCCCGCTCCCGCCCCCGCAGACAAGGACCCCGACGATGATTGA
- a CDS encoding DUF559 domain-containing protein translates to MSRHPQPLPPRLRLAPFSVREGRAAGLTDDRLRGRDLLRPYRGVRAAADRADGAGSSPDPLRLRLLHSAVAYLPLLRAERGELFSGTTALLLHGAPIRLTRVEVHVVIPRPHGPARTAGVHGHSTAVPFAPHVIRASGRLLPCVPPGIALIQAAPLLAFRELVVAADHLIAPVRGGSPLIAHAELIALAARSRGAGIQKLRMALQAARAGAESRMETLMHLELAKLGNDTLELQAVIRDRRGRFIGRFDAADRERRRIVEYDGEQHRTDRRQYLRDERRLDQVREEGFAVLRLHREDFFDAQLSSTGARMLAFLGRDPRPVPRGLARYLHAPTH, encoded by the coding sequence ATGTCGCGACACCCGCAGCCGCTACCGCCCCGTCTCCGGCTCGCGCCGTTCTCGGTGCGCGAGGGCCGCGCCGCCGGGCTCACCGACGACCGCCTGCGCGGACGCGACCTTCTGCGCCCGTACCGCGGGGTCCGCGCGGCGGCGGATCGAGCCGACGGCGCCGGATCCTCCCCGGACCCGCTGCGTCTGCGGCTGCTGCATTCGGCCGTCGCGTACCTGCCGCTGCTCAGGGCCGAGCGGGGCGAGCTCTTCAGCGGCACGACCGCGCTCCTGCTGCACGGCGCCCCGATCCGCCTCACCCGCGTCGAGGTCCACGTCGTGATCCCGCGACCGCACGGGCCGGCGAGAACCGCCGGTGTCCACGGGCACAGCACCGCGGTGCCCTTCGCCCCGCACGTCATCCGGGCGAGCGGGCGCCTCCTCCCCTGCGTGCCGCCGGGCATCGCCCTGATCCAGGCGGCGCCGCTGCTCGCGTTCCGGGAGCTCGTGGTCGCCGCCGATCACCTCATCGCGCCGGTCCGCGGCGGGAGCCCGCTCATCGCGCACGCGGAGCTGATCGCGCTGGCCGCTCGCAGCCGCGGCGCGGGGATCCAGAAGCTGCGCATGGCGCTGCAGGCGGCCAGAGCCGGCGCCGAGTCCCGCATGGAGACGCTCATGCATCTCGAACTCGCGAAGCTCGGGAACGACACGCTGGAGCTGCAGGCCGTGATCCGCGATCGGCGGGGGCGTTTCATCGGACGGTTCGATGCCGCGGACCGCGAGCGCAGGCGCATCGTCGAGTACGACGGCGAGCAGCATCGCACGGATCGTCGGCAGTATCTCCGCGACGAGCGCAGGCTCGACCAGGTGCGCGAGGAGGGCTTCGCCGTGCTGCGACTGCACCGGGAGGACTTCTTCGACGCGCAGCTCTCGAGCACCGGGGCGCGCATGCTCGCCTTCCTCGGCCGCGACCCCCGTCCGGTGCCCCGCGGCCTCGCCCGCTACCTCCACGCGCCCACGCACTGA
- a CDS encoding thymidylate synthase yields the protein MSANAIPTPYEDLLREVYEHGDPKSDRTGTGTRSLFGKQIRFDLAESFPLLTTKRVHFKSVAVELLWFLRGESNISFLQEHDVTIWDEWADERGELGPVYGVQWRSWPTPSGEHIDQIQNVIDQLRQNPDSRRIIVSAWNVADLGEMALAPCHAFFQFYVADGKLSCQLYQRSADMFLGVPFNIASYALLTLMVAQQTGLEPGEFVWTGGDCHIYDNHVEQVERQLAREPFPYPRIAIRKADSIFDYALEDFEVLDYRHHPGIKAPVAV from the coding sequence GTGAGTGCGAACGCGATCCCGACCCCCTATGAGGACCTGCTGCGCGAGGTCTACGAGCACGGCGACCCGAAGTCGGACCGCACCGGCACCGGCACTCGCAGCCTCTTCGGCAAGCAGATCCGCTTCGATCTCGCGGAGTCGTTCCCGCTGCTCACCACGAAGCGCGTGCACTTCAAATCCGTCGCGGTCGAACTGCTGTGGTTCCTCCGCGGCGAGAGCAACATCTCCTTCCTGCAGGAGCACGACGTGACGATCTGGGACGAGTGGGCGGACGAGCGCGGCGAGCTCGGCCCCGTCTACGGGGTGCAGTGGCGCTCCTGGCCGACCCCGTCCGGGGAGCACATCGACCAGATCCAGAACGTCATCGATCAGCTGCGGCAGAACCCCGACTCGCGCCGCATCATCGTGTCGGCCTGGAACGTGGCGGATCTGGGCGAGATGGCGCTCGCGCCCTGCCATGCCTTCTTCCAGTTCTACGTCGCCGACGGCAAGCTCTCCTGCCAGCTCTACCAGCGCTCGGCCGACATGTTCCTCGGCGTCCCGTTCAACATCGCGAGCTACGCGCTGCTCACCCTCATGGTGGCGCAGCAGACCGGCCTCGAGCCCGGCGAGTTCGTGTGGACGGGCGGCGATTGCCACATTTACGACAACCACGTGGAGCAGGTCGAGCGGCAGCTCGCCCGGGAGCCGTTCCCGTATCCGCGGATCGCGATCCGGAAGGCCGATTCGATCTTCGACTACGCGCTCGAGGACTTCGAGGTGCTCGACTACCGGCACCACCCGGGCATCAAGGCTCCGGTGGCGGTGTAG
- a CDS encoding lipid II:glycine glycyltransferase FemX has product MAPAASDAVARFATEAERSEWDALVAANPGGGEVWMGDAYLGVKRREGRYRDRRVIVERTAAPPVAVGVLAKRVPLLGEWWHLPAGPAGEDPEAVLAVSAAVAALARRSGAFLLKIEPRLAPAARPAIRAAGYRETVRIIPNPSTVLVDVATEAAPGTPEADRELLAGLGKKARNAITRAARDGIVASRVPATEENCAAFVRLLQETAEGRFVLRSERYYREFWQSFSRSGDGQLFLAHRPDADGAPVLVAGAFAMGLGAKTTYKDGASVRAKTAYGASHALQWEVLRWANARGATVHDLCGAPPSDRADDREHPLFGVGQFKRSFQPVITDYAGAYDLPLRRRAYALWTRLGDRIARRASLALQKDPYY; this is encoded by the coding sequence GTGGCTCCCGCCGCATCCGACGCCGTCGCCCGTTTCGCGACCGAGGCCGAGCGCTCCGAGTGGGACGCGCTCGTCGCGGCGAACCCGGGCGGCGGCGAGGTGTGGATGGGCGACGCCTACCTGGGCGTGAAGCGCCGAGAGGGGCGGTACCGGGATCGGCGCGTCATCGTCGAGCGGACCGCGGCGCCGCCCGTCGCGGTCGGCGTGCTCGCCAAGCGCGTGCCGCTGCTCGGCGAGTGGTGGCATCTGCCGGCGGGTCCCGCGGGCGAGGATCCCGAGGCGGTGCTCGCCGTCTCGGCCGCGGTGGCCGCGCTCGCGCGCCGCAGCGGCGCGTTCCTCCTGAAGATCGAACCGCGCCTCGCCCCGGCCGCGCGGCCCGCGATCCGCGCCGCCGGGTACCGCGAGACCGTCCGGATCATCCCGAACCCGTCGACCGTGCTCGTCGACGTCGCGACGGAGGCCGCCCCGGGAACGCCCGAGGCGGATCGCGAGCTCCTCGCCGGGCTCGGGAAGAAGGCCCGCAACGCGATCACGCGCGCCGCGCGCGACGGCATCGTCGCCTCGCGGGTCCCCGCGACGGAGGAGAACTGCGCCGCGTTCGTCCGTCTGCTCCAGGAGACCGCCGAGGGTCGGTTCGTGCTGCGCTCGGAGCGGTACTACCGCGAGTTCTGGCAGAGCTTCTCCCGCTCGGGCGACGGCCAGCTGTTCCTCGCCCATCGCCCGGACGCCGATGGCGCGCCGGTGCTCGTCGCCGGCGCCTTCGCCATGGGGCTCGGCGCGAAGACCACCTACAAGGACGGCGCCTCGGTGCGGGCGAAGACCGCGTACGGCGCGTCGCACGCGCTGCAGTGGGAGGTCCTGCGGTGGGCGAACGCGCGAGGCGCGACCGTGCACGACCTGTGCGGGGCGCCCCCGAGCGATCGCGCGGACGACCGCGAGCATCCGCTCTTCGGCGTCGGCCAGTTCAAGCGATCCTTCCAGCCCGTGATCACGGACTACGCGGGCGCCTACGATCTGCCGCTGCGACGGCGCGCCTACGCGCTGTGGACCCGGCTCGGCGATCGGATCGCGCGCCGCGCCTCCCTCGCCCTGCAGAAGGACCCCTACTACTGA